Proteins from a genomic interval of Streptomyces sp. Tu6071:
- a CDS encoding GNAT family N-acetyltransferase, with protein sequence MSLTFTLDPAVDFRLRDEILGLWAKVTDAGGSVGFVPPVTPEEIRPQLVRQLVTMTEGGSRLLVGKDEDGVVRATAFLTLNTHRLMRHWLWLYTVMVDPDLQGQGEGRALMAAAADAARSLGGIEAIRLTCRGGQGLEGFYERCGYKEVGRIPDAIRVAPGDDRDDIFMLLPLT encoded by the coding sequence ATGTCCCTTACCTTCACTCTTGATCCCGCTGTCGATTTCCGGCTTCGTGATGAGATCCTCGGTCTGTGGGCCAAGGTCACCGATGCCGGGGGGTCCGTCGGGTTCGTGCCGCCTGTGACTCCGGAGGAGATCCGGCCGCAGCTCGTGCGGCAGCTCGTGACCATGACCGAGGGCGGCAGCCGGCTGCTCGTCGGGAAGGACGAGGACGGGGTCGTACGGGCCACCGCCTTCCTCACGCTCAACACGCACCGCCTCATGCGGCACTGGCTGTGGCTCTACACCGTCATGGTCGACCCCGATCTCCAGGGGCAGGGCGAGGGGCGGGCGCTCATGGCGGCTGCCGCCGACGCCGCGCGCTCCCTCGGTGGGATCGAGGCGATCCGGCTCACGTGCCGGGGCGGGCAGGGGCTCGAAGGCTTCTACGAGCGCTGCGGGTACAAGGAGGTCGGGCGGATTCCGGACGCCATCCGCGTCGCCCCGGGCGACGACCGCGACGACATCTTCATGCTCCTCCCGCTGACCTGA
- the mqnE gene encoding aminofutalosine synthase MqnE, which translates to MDAGLKRELEQKVRAGERLTREDGIALYASDDLAWLGGLAHEVRTAENGDVTHFNVNRHLNMTNVCTASCAYCSFQRKPGEKDAYTMRIEEAVRLARAMEGDGLTELHIVNGLHPTLPWRYYPRSLSELKKALPANVALKAFTATEIHHFETISGLPASEILDELIDAGLESLTGGGAEIFDWEVRQHIVDHNTHWEDWSRIHRLAHEKGLKTPATMLYGHIEEPRHRVDHVLRLRELQDETGGFQVFIPLRYQHDFVDMKDGKVRNRLQARTTMASGAEALKTFAVSRLLFDNVPHVKVFWVMHGLQTAQLALQFGADDMDGSVVEYKITHDADDFGTPNKLTREDLLDLIRDAGFRPVERNTRYEILREYEGPERGRRDEPQAMRV; encoded by the coding sequence ATGGACGCGGGACTGAAGCGCGAACTGGAGCAGAAGGTACGCGCCGGTGAGCGGCTGACCCGCGAGGACGGTATCGCCCTCTACGCCTCGGACGACCTCGCCTGGCTCGGCGGCCTCGCCCACGAGGTGCGCACCGCCGAGAACGGCGACGTGACGCACTTCAACGTCAACCGCCACCTCAACATGACGAACGTGTGCACCGCCTCCTGCGCGTACTGCTCCTTCCAGCGCAAGCCGGGCGAGAAGGACGCGTACACGATGCGCATCGAGGAGGCGGTCCGGCTCGCCAGGGCGATGGAGGGCGACGGGCTCACCGAGCTGCACATCGTCAACGGCCTGCACCCGACGCTGCCCTGGCGCTACTACCCCCGTTCGCTGAGCGAGCTGAAGAAGGCGCTCCCCGCGAACGTGGCGCTCAAGGCGTTCACCGCGACCGAGATCCACCACTTCGAGACCATCTCGGGGCTGCCCGCCTCCGAGATCCTCGACGAACTGATCGACGCCGGGCTCGAATCGCTCACCGGCGGCGGCGCCGAGATCTTCGACTGGGAGGTCCGGCAGCACATCGTGGACCACAACACCCACTGGGAGGACTGGTCCCGCATCCACCGGCTCGCGCACGAGAAGGGGCTCAAGACCCCGGCGACGATGCTCTACGGGCACATCGAGGAGCCCCGGCACCGCGTCGACCACGTGCTGCGGCTGCGGGAACTCCAGGACGAGACCGGCGGCTTCCAGGTCTTCATCCCGCTGCGCTACCAGCACGACTTCGTCGACATGAAGGACGGCAAGGTACGCAACCGGCTCCAGGCCCGCACGACGATGGCCTCCGGCGCCGAGGCCCTCAAGACCTTCGCCGTCTCGCGGCTCCTCTTCGACAACGTGCCGCACGTCAAGGTCTTCTGGGTCATGCACGGCCTCCAGACCGCACAGCTCGCCCTCCAGTTCGGCGCCGACGACATGGACGGCTCCGTCGTCGAGTACAAGATCACGCACGACGCGGACGACTTCGGGACGCCCAACAAGCTGACCCGCGAGGACCTGCTCGACCTCATCCGCGACGCCGGGTTCCGGCCGGTGGAGCGGAACACGCGGTACGAGATCCTGCGGGAGTACGAAGGGCCTGAGCGGGGGCGGCGGGACGAGCCGCAGGCCATGCGGGTCTGA
- a CDS encoding Lrp/AsnC family transcriptional regulator yields MDAVDRKLIQALRENGRASYAELGRLVGLSGPSVTDRINRLEAAGVITGYRATVDSAALGLGVVALIGISLSDAADHEDVAQRLRALHEIEDCWFIAGDDSYMLKVRAGDVDGLERTIRRLSGTKGVSRTRTTVVLSTKWENRVGELPEEE; encoded by the coding sequence ATGGACGCCGTGGACAGGAAGCTCATCCAGGCCCTGCGGGAGAACGGGCGGGCCTCCTACGCCGAGCTGGGCCGGCTCGTCGGGCTCTCCGGGCCGAGTGTCACGGACCGCATCAACCGCCTGGAGGCGGCCGGCGTCATCACCGGCTACCGCGCCACCGTCGACTCCGCCGCGCTCGGCCTCGGCGTCGTCGCGCTCATCGGCATCTCGCTCAGCGACGCGGCCGACCACGAGGACGTCGCCCAGCGGCTGCGCGCTCTGCACGAGATCGAGGACTGCTGGTTCATCGCGGGCGACGACTCGTACATGCTCAAGGTCCGCGCGGGCGACGTCGACGGTCTGGAGCGGACGATCCGGCGGCTCTCCGGCACGAAGGGCGTCTCGCGCACCCGTACCACCGTCGTGCTCTCCACGAAGTGGGAGAACCGCGTGGGGGAACTGCCCGAGGAGGAGTGA
- a CDS encoding UbiX family flavin prenyltransferase, translated as MEHAQPDRPANPSVSPRRPWVVGVSGASGTPYAAAVLRALLDAGESVDLVVSRSARLTLLDETGISFRDAHWREDLGAWLARGADGRPGAFPVPPLDDVRHWAAGDLGAGPSSGSYPAKGMLVVPASTASAAGIALGLSKDLLQRTASVTLKERRPLVVALRETPLSRPTLQHLLALDEAGAVVLPASPAFYAGATHLQDAVDFVAGRVLDAVGVEHGLYRRWRGELGEARAVRAG; from the coding sequence GTGGAGCATGCCCAGCCGGACCGTCCTGCCAACCCCTCCGTCTCCCCGCGTCGCCCGTGGGTCGTCGGCGTCTCCGGTGCCTCCGGCACGCCCTACGCCGCTGCCGTGCTGCGCGCGCTGCTCGACGCGGGCGAGAGCGTGGACCTCGTCGTGAGCCGGTCCGCGCGGCTCACGCTGCTCGACGAGACCGGCATCTCCTTCCGCGACGCCCACTGGCGCGAGGATCTCGGCGCCTGGCTCGCGCGCGGCGCCGACGGCAGGCCGGGGGCCTTCCCGGTGCCGCCGCTCGACGACGTACGGCACTGGGCGGCGGGCGACCTCGGCGCCGGGCCCAGCTCCGGCTCGTACCCCGCGAAGGGCATGCTCGTCGTGCCCGCCTCGACCGCCAGCGCGGCGGGCATCGCGCTCGGGCTCTCCAAGGACCTGCTCCAGCGCACCGCGAGCGTCACGCTCAAGGAGCGCCGCCCCCTCGTCGTCGCCCTGCGCGAGACCCCCCTCAGCCGCCCCACGCTGCAACACCTCCTCGCCCTCGACGAGGCGGGCGCCGTCGTCCTGCCCGCGTCGCCCGCCTTCTACGCGGGCGCCACGCACCTCCAGGACGCCGTGGACTTCGTCGCGGGGCGCGTGCTCGACGCGGTGGGTGTGGAGCACGGGCTCTACCGCAGGTGGCGCGGCGAACTGGGCGAGGCGCGGGCCGTACGGGCGGGGTAG
- a CDS encoding rhomboid family intramembrane serine protease, producing the protein MTAGTTPARTGAARGGRFKTAAVLAGGWLALLWLLEFYDQSNGNVLDTYGISPRDVSELRDLIPAAFLHFGYDHLAANSVPLFVLAFLTALSGAGRLIAVSAVVIIVSGAGVWLLAPPHSVTAGASGVVFGLFGYLLVRGFVDRRVVDVVLGLIVAAVYGSILWGALPNQSGVSWQAHLFGLLGGILAAFAFRTPRAVK; encoded by the coding sequence ATGACGGCAGGCACCACTCCGGCCCGCACCGGCGCCGCTCGCGGGGGCCGCTTCAAGACGGCGGCCGTGCTCGCGGGCGGCTGGCTCGCGCTCCTGTGGCTCCTGGAGTTCTACGACCAGTCGAACGGGAACGTCCTCGACACGTACGGCATCAGCCCCCGTGACGTCTCCGAGCTGCGCGACCTGATCCCGGCCGCGTTCCTCCACTTCGGGTACGACCACCTGGCGGCGAACAGCGTCCCGCTCTTCGTGCTCGCCTTCCTGACCGCGCTCTCGGGCGCGGGCCGCCTCATCGCCGTCTCGGCGGTCGTGATCATCGTGAGCGGTGCGGGCGTCTGGCTCCTCGCCCCGCCCCACTCCGTCACGGCCGGCGCCTCGGGCGTCGTCTTCGGCCTCTTCGGCTATCTGCTGGTGCGGGGCTTCGTCGACCGCCGCGTCGTCGACGTCGTCCTCGGCCTGATCGTCGCCGCCGTGTACGGCTCGATCCTGTGGGGCGCCCTGCCCAACCAGTCCGGCGTCTCCTGGCAGGCCCACCTCTTCGGCCTCCTCGGCGGCATCCTGGCAGCCTTCGCCTTCCGCACACCCCGCGCGGTGAAGTAG
- a CDS encoding Uma2 family endonuclease, translating into MSLTDAERLHSQLSRLEDAFPGYSTEIVEGSIVMSPVKPHHNRTMVAVWVSLEQSLPPEWGLASDVAFLFDGENEFCPDIAVIPQADADENRSVYDPATAELVVEIVSPGSRTRDYGLKPQRYAAKGIPHYLIFDPYRAECVTYWNPSADGYRGRDTVPYGTVVKIDSPVLGGVRIPTDRLPVDPGV; encoded by the coding sequence ATGTCTCTGACTGATGCCGAGCGCCTGCACTCGCAGCTCAGCCGGCTCGAAGACGCGTTTCCCGGCTACAGCACGGAGATAGTCGAGGGCAGCATCGTGATGAGTCCGGTCAAGCCGCACCACAACCGGACGATGGTCGCGGTGTGGGTCTCCTTGGAGCAGAGCCTTCCCCCGGAGTGGGGCCTGGCCAGCGATGTCGCGTTCCTCTTCGACGGCGAGAACGAGTTCTGCCCGGATATCGCGGTCATTCCCCAAGCCGACGCCGACGAGAACCGCAGCGTGTACGACCCCGCGACCGCGGAGCTGGTCGTGGAGATCGTTTCGCCCGGGAGCCGGACCCGCGACTACGGACTGAAGCCCCAGCGGTACGCCGCCAAGGGAATCCCGCACTACTTGATCTTCGATCCGTACCGGGCCGAGTGCGTGACGTACTGGAACCCTTCGGCGGATGGCTACCGGGGCCGCGACACCGTGCCTTACGGGACCGTCGTGAAGATCGACAGCCCCGTTCTGGGCGGGGTGCGTATCCCGACCGACCGGCTCCCGGTGGATCCCGGCGTCTGA
- the mqnP gene encoding menaquinone biosynthesis prenyltransferase MqnP gives MSSEATVGGGAAARPPQSRGGVSAFLRLVMIEHSVFALPFAYIAALTAMFQVDENIHWGDLLLVTVAMVGMRTFAMAANRIIDREIDARNPRTAGRELVTGAVSVRSAWTGAIVALAFYFGAAALLNPLCLALSPLAVIPMVVYPYGKRFTNFPHAILGLAQAIGPIGAWVAITGEWSWHAVVLGIAVGVWIGGFDLIFACQDVAADRAHGVKSVPARFGIPAALWGARASAVVTTGLLVWFALLTDAGVLFWVGLLIVAVAFVYEHSIVRPHDLSRLNRAFFSVNGFIGIALFVCALADLAVRGLTV, from the coding sequence GTGAGCAGCGAGGCCACGGTGGGCGGGGGAGCGGCGGCACGACCCCCGCAGTCGCGCGGGGGCGTCTCGGCGTTCCTGCGGCTCGTCATGATCGAGCACTCGGTCTTCGCCCTGCCCTTCGCGTACATCGCGGCGCTCACCGCGATGTTCCAGGTGGACGAGAACATCCACTGGGGCGACCTGCTCCTCGTGACCGTCGCGATGGTCGGGATGCGGACCTTCGCGATGGCGGCGAACCGGATCATCGACCGCGAGATCGACGCCCGCAACCCCCGTACGGCGGGCCGCGAACTCGTCACCGGCGCGGTCTCCGTCCGCTCCGCGTGGACCGGCGCGATCGTCGCGCTCGCCTTCTACTTCGGCGCGGCGGCGCTTCTCAACCCGCTGTGCCTCGCGCTCTCGCCGCTCGCGGTGATCCCGATGGTCGTCTACCCGTACGGGAAGCGGTTCACGAACTTCCCGCACGCGATCCTCGGGCTCGCGCAGGCGATCGGGCCGATCGGCGCGTGGGTCGCGATCACGGGCGAGTGGTCGTGGCACGCGGTCGTGCTCGGGATCGCGGTCGGCGTGTGGATCGGCGGCTTCGACCTGATCTTCGCCTGCCAGGACGTGGCTGCCGACCGCGCCCACGGCGTGAAGTCGGTCCCGGCGCGCTTCGGCATCCCGGCGGCACTGTGGGGCGCGCGCGCCTCGGCCGTCGTCACGACGGGCCTCCTCGTCTGGTTCGCCCTCCTCACCGACGCGGGCGTCCTCTTCTGGGTGGGCCTCCTGATCGTCGCGGTCGCCTTCGTCTACGAGCACTCCATCGTGCGCCCGCACGACCTGAGCCGCCTGAACCGCGCCTTCTTCTCGGTCAACGGCTTCATCGGCATCGCCCTCTTCGTCTGCGCGCTGGCGGACCTGGCGGTACGGGGGCTGACGGTTTAA
- a CDS encoding menaquinone biosynthesis decarboxylase gives MAYDDLRSLLRALERDGDLTRIKAEVDPHLEVGEIVDRVNKAGGPALLFENVKGSSMPLAMNVYGTDRRLLKALGLTSYEDISGMIGGLLKPELPHGFTGVRDAFGKLGAMAHVPPRKVKDAPVQEVVLRGDDVDLDALPALFTWPEDGGSFFNLGLTHTKDPESGVRNLGLYRLQRHDARTIGMHWQIHKDSRNHYQVAARRGERLPVAIAFGCPPAVTYAATAPLPGNMDEYLLAGFVQGKRVDMVDCVSVPLQVPARAEVVLEGWLEPGKTLPEGPFGDHTGFYTPQEPFPALTIDTVTMRKRPLLQSVVVGRPPTEDGPLGRATERFFLPLLKVIVPDIVDYHLPEAGGFHNCAIVSIDKKYPKHAQKVMHAVWGAHMMSLTKLVVVVDSDCDVHDLHEVAWRAFGNTDYARDLTVVEGPVDHLDHASYQQFWGGKAGIDATRKWPEEGYTRDGGWPEMITSDPEVAERVTKRWKEYGL, from the coding sequence ATGGCTTACGACGATCTCCGCTCGCTGCTGCGCGCACTGGAGCGCGACGGCGACCTCACGCGCATCAAAGCCGAAGTCGACCCCCACCTGGAGGTCGGTGAGATCGTCGACCGGGTCAACAAGGCCGGCGGCCCCGCTCTCCTCTTCGAGAACGTCAAGGGCTCCTCGATGCCCCTGGCGATGAACGTCTACGGGACCGACCGCCGCCTCCTGAAGGCCCTCGGCCTCACGTCGTACGAGGACATCTCCGGGATGATCGGCGGCCTCCTCAAGCCCGAGCTGCCGCACGGCTTCACGGGCGTGCGGGACGCCTTCGGCAAGCTCGGCGCGATGGCGCACGTACCGCCGCGCAAGGTGAAGGACGCGCCGGTGCAGGAGGTCGTCCTGCGCGGGGACGACGTGGATCTCGACGCGCTGCCCGCGCTCTTCACGTGGCCCGAGGACGGCGGCTCCTTCTTCAACCTCGGCCTCACCCACACGAAGGACCCCGAGTCCGGCGTGCGCAACCTCGGGCTCTACCGCCTCCAGCGCCACGACGCCCGCACGATCGGGATGCACTGGCAGATCCACAAGGACAGCCGCAACCACTACCAGGTCGCCGCCCGCCGAGGCGAACGCCTGCCGGTCGCCATCGCGTTCGGCTGCCCGCCCGCCGTGACGTACGCGGCGACCGCGCCGCTGCCCGGGAACATGGACGAGTACCTGCTCGCCGGTTTCGTGCAGGGCAAGCGGGTCGACATGGTGGACTGCGTGAGCGTCCCGCTCCAGGTCCCGGCGCGCGCGGAGGTCGTTCTCGAAGGGTGGCTGGAACCGGGGAAGACGCTGCCGGAGGGGCCGTTCGGCGACCACACCGGTTTCTACACGCCGCAGGAGCCGTTCCCCGCGCTCACGATCGACACGGTCACGATGCGGAAGCGGCCCCTGCTCCAGTCCGTCGTGGTCGGCCGCCCGCCGACCGAGGACGGGCCGCTCGGGCGAGCCACGGAGCGCTTCTTCCTGCCGCTCCTGAAGGTCATCGTCCCGGACATCGTGGACTACCACCTGCCGGAGGCGGGCGGATTCCACAACTGTGCGATCGTTTCCATCGACAAGAAGTACCCGAAGCACGCACAGAAGGTCATGCACGCGGTGTGGGGTGCCCACATGATGTCGCTGACCAAGCTCGTCGTCGTGGTGGACTCCGACTGCGACGTCCACGACCTCCACGAGGTCGCCTGGCGTGCCTTCGGGAACACGGACTACGCCCGCGACCTGACCGTCGTCGAGGGCCCCGTCGACCACCTGGACCACGCCTCGTACCAGCAGTTCTGGGGCGGCAAGGCCGGGATCGACGCGACCCGCAAATGGCCCGAGGAGGGCTACACGCGTGACGGCGGCTGGCCGGAGATGATCACCTCCGATCCGGAGGTCGCCGAGCGGGTCACGAAGCGGTGGAAGGAGTACGGGCTGTGA
- a CDS encoding PLD nuclease N-terminal domain-containing protein → MLRVLLILLPLALCVFAFIDCVTTAEEDVRWLPKPLWAILILLFQIVGPVCWLIIGRERGYAAASRAGGGRGGWVAPDDNPEFLNSLRKDDRPAREDDRPGSPDDRSGRADDHEEDRPFSPAAETPEAPATPTAPEVGIPAPAGNEDDAARLRAWEEDLRRREDELRRKDAGGGTDKGNGKS, encoded by the coding sequence ATGCTCCGGGTGCTCCTGATCCTGCTGCCGCTGGCGCTGTGCGTCTTCGCCTTCATCGACTGCGTGACGACCGCCGAGGAGGACGTCCGCTGGCTCCCGAAGCCGCTGTGGGCCATCCTCATCCTCCTCTTCCAGATCGTCGGGCCCGTCTGCTGGCTGATCATCGGACGGGAGCGCGGGTACGCGGCCGCTTCGCGCGCGGGCGGCGGGCGCGGCGGCTGGGTCGCCCCCGACGACAACCCGGAGTTCCTGAACTCGCTGCGCAAGGACGACCGCCCGGCCCGCGAGGACGACCGCCCCGGCAGCCCGGACGACCGCTCCGGCCGCGCGGACGACCACGAGGAAGACCGACCGTTCTCCCCCGCTGCCGAGACCCCCGAAGCCCCCGCCACCCCCACCGCTCCCGAGGTCGGCATCCCCGCCCCCGCCGGGAACGAGGACGACGCGGCACGCCTCCGCGCCTGGGAGGAGGACCTCCGCCGCAGGGAGGACGAGCTGAGGCGGAAGGACGCGGGCGGGGGCACGGACAAGGGGAACGGCAAGAGCTGA
- a CDS encoding purine-cytosine permease family protein — protein MSARPLTEAMTSTPAPEAPPRTEDPATTRPAGVVETSGAEPVPEAERHGHPRQLLWTWAAPQVGWATAYIGVLAVAAFGLGFTEAVMALVLGAALGAVAHGFLSVDGPRFGVPQMVLGRLSFGHKGNALPSTVNALVAGIGWFAMNTLGGAFALNSLTGLPPLACLLILVALEVVVGYVGHDLVHRFERYALPVLAVIFLLAGVWIFKGAHLGQAGSGGGFGAFLLAFSASFGFTAGWNPCASDYARYLPRTTSARATGWYSGLGLFLSVSVVSVIGAASGTVLAPEGASPTDAFTGQLPGWLAHLTLLAIILGGMAASTLNVYSASVSLASLTARALPRGLDRATLTALTGAVGTIAAWASLDDAGHAFESFLLVIAYWTAPWLGVVLVEQWRRRRTPDTLVARRLSDPRHTNAAGLIALLAGVAVSVPLFSHQEMYVGPLPAHWPGLGDLTCPVGFAVSALLHALLARTPKES, from the coding sequence GTGTCCGCACGTCCGCTCACCGAGGCCATGACCAGCACCCCCGCCCCCGAGGCCCCGCCCCGCACCGAGGACCCGGCCACCACGAGGCCCGCCGGGGTCGTCGAGACCTCCGGCGCCGAGCCGGTACCCGAGGCCGAGCGCCACGGCCACCCCCGTCAGCTCCTGTGGACCTGGGCCGCGCCGCAGGTCGGCTGGGCGACCGCGTACATCGGTGTCCTCGCCGTCGCCGCCTTCGGACTCGGCTTCACGGAGGCCGTCATGGCGCTCGTGCTCGGCGCGGCGCTCGGCGCCGTCGCGCACGGCTTCCTCTCCGTCGACGGCCCGCGCTTCGGCGTCCCGCAGATGGTCCTCGGCCGGCTCTCCTTCGGCCACAAGGGCAACGCGCTCCCGTCCACCGTCAACGCGCTCGTCGCGGGCATCGGCTGGTTCGCGATGAACACGCTCGGCGGGGCCTTCGCGCTCAACTCCCTCACCGGCCTGCCGCCGCTCGCGTGCCTCCTGATCCTCGTGGCGCTCGAAGTCGTCGTCGGGTACGTGGGGCACGACCTCGTGCACCGCTTCGAGCGGTACGCGCTGCCCGTCCTCGCCGTGATCTTCCTGCTCGCGGGGGTGTGGATCTTCAAGGGCGCGCACCTCGGGCAGGCGGGTTCCGGGGGCGGTTTCGGCGCGTTCCTGCTCGCGTTCAGCGCGTCGTTCGGCTTCACGGCCGGGTGGAACCCGTGCGCGTCGGACTACGCGCGCTACCTGCCCCGTACGACGTCGGCGCGGGCCACCGGCTGGTACTCGGGCCTCGGCCTGTTCCTCTCCGTGTCCGTCGTGTCCGTCATCGGCGCGGCCTCGGGCACCGTCCTCGCCCCCGAGGGCGCGAGCCCGACCGACGCGTTCACCGGCCAGTTGCCGGGCTGGCTCGCGCACCTCACGCTGCTCGCGATCATCCTCGGCGGCATGGCGGCCTCGACGCTCAACGTCTACTCGGCGTCCGTCTCGCTCGCCTCGCTCACGGCGCGCGCCCTGCCGCGCGGCCTCGACCGCGCGACGCTCACCGCGCTGACGGGCGCGGTCGGCACGATCGCCGCGTGGGCCTCGCTCGACGACGCGGGCCACGCCTTCGAGTCGTTCCTCCTCGTGATCGCGTACTGGACCGCGCCCTGGCTGGGCGTCGTGCTCGTCGAGCAGTGGCGCCGCCGCCGCACCCCCGACACACTCGTCGCCCGCCGTCTCTCCGACCCCCGCCACACGAACGCGGCCGGGCTGATCGCCCTGCTCGCGGGCGTCGCGGTCTCGGTCCCGCTCTTCTCCCACCAGGAGATGTACGTGGGCCCGCTGCCCGCGCACTGGCCGGGCCTCGGCGACCTCACCTGCCCGGTCGGCTTCGCCGTGAGCGCGCTGCTCCACGCCCTGCTGGCCCGTACCCCGAAGGAGTCCTGA
- a CDS encoding nucleoside deaminase, whose product MLTTEQAQEWLRPAVEEARQGLAEGGVPIGAALYGADGTLLGRGHNRRVQDADPSSHGETDAFRKAGRQRTYRGTTMVTTLSPCWYCSGLIKQFGITRVVIGESTTFKGGEDWLEEQGVEIIRLTDPECVDLMTEFIEKYPDVWNEDIGEE is encoded by the coding sequence ATGCTCACGACCGAACAGGCCCAGGAGTGGCTGCGCCCCGCCGTCGAGGAGGCCCGCCAGGGTCTCGCCGAGGGCGGCGTCCCGATCGGCGCGGCGCTCTACGGCGCCGACGGGACCCTCCTCGGCCGCGGCCACAACCGCCGCGTCCAGGACGCCGACCCGTCCTCGCACGGCGAGACGGACGCCTTCCGCAAAGCGGGCCGCCAGCGCACGTACCGCGGCACGACGATGGTCACGACGCTCTCGCCGTGCTGGTACTGCTCCGGCCTGATCAAGCAGTTCGGCATCACACGCGTGGTGATCGGCGAGTCCACGACGTTCAAGGGCGGCGAGGACTGGCTGGAGGAACAGGGCGTCGAGATCATCCGCCTGACGGACCCGGAGTGCGTCGACCTGATGACGGAGTTCATCGAGAAGTACCCGGACGTGTGGAACGAGGACATCGGGGAGGAGTGA
- a CDS encoding helix-turn-helix domain-containing protein translates to MEFGESPGIGRQFASAAGDDAVIAFLQRMYGMGVAVEDLGRSAQVSVSRLETASVAVDRVASTTRFGFEAGPIDTLMVLYLRSGTFEARTGGVAAAVRAWQPMVAFQPGLPAVGYLDRMDTRTVTVDLATVRSVAGFGAHEEREPLHFTSLTPASEALGESWRATADYAAQVLGTGVGEPLVHDTLARALAGVALAAFPNTYRPQDPEARTPGRVGVATVLRAAAAAEAGAAAPLGLAELAEAEGVPGADLAAGFARHLGLGPAALVRRFRLARAHAEAREGAPGTDLTALAHRWGWADPRAFVHAYRTVYGGPPLPGTA, encoded by the coding sequence ATGGAGTTCGGCGAGTCGCCGGGGATCGGCAGACAGTTCGCCTCGGCGGCCGGGGACGACGCGGTCATCGCGTTCCTCCAGCGGATGTACGGAATGGGCGTGGCCGTCGAGGACCTGGGGCGGTCCGCCCAGGTCTCGGTGAGCCGGCTGGAAACGGCCTCCGTCGCCGTGGACCGGGTGGCCTCCACGACCCGCTTCGGTTTCGAGGCCGGGCCCATCGACACGCTGATGGTCCTCTACCTGCGTTCGGGCACCTTCGAGGCGCGCACCGGCGGGGTCGCGGCGGCGGTGCGCGCCTGGCAGCCGATGGTCGCCTTCCAGCCCGGCCTGCCGGCCGTGGGCTACCTGGACCGCATGGACACCCGGACGGTCACGGTCGATCTCGCGACGGTCCGCTCGGTCGCCGGTTTCGGCGCGCACGAGGAGCGGGAGCCGCTGCACTTCACGAGCCTGACCCCGGCCTCGGAGGCGCTCGGGGAGTCCTGGCGGGCCACCGCCGACTACGCGGCCCAGGTGCTCGGTACGGGGGTGGGCGAGCCGCTCGTGCACGACACCCTGGCCCGCGCCCTGGCCGGTGTCGCGCTCGCGGCCTTTCCGAACACGTACCGCCCCCAGGACCCGGAGGCCCGTACGCCGGGCCGGGTCGGCGTGGCGACGGTCCTCCGGGCCGCCGCCGCGGCCGAGGCGGGGGCGGCGGCGCCGCTCGGCCTCGCGGAACTCGCCGAAGCCGAGGGCGTGCCGGGCGCGGACCTCGCGGCGGGCTTCGCACGTCACCTCGGTCTCGGTCCCGCCGCCCTCGTGCGCCGCTTCCGGCTCGCCCGCGCCCACGCGGAAGCGCGTGAGGGCGCCCCCGGCACCGACCTGACGGCGCTCGCGCACCGCTGGGGCTGGGCCGACCCGCGCGCCTTCGTCCACGCCTACCGCACGGTGTACGGCGGCCCGCCACTCCCCGGCACCGCTTGA